The window GCCCCGTTCGAGGCGGGCGGACTCGGCCTGGCGCAGCTCGACCTCGCGCAGCCGCCGGGCGTTCTCGTCGGCCCGCTTGCGCTCCACCGCGTAGCGCAGCGCCCGGGTCAGCAGCACCCCGTCGACCTGGCCCTTGACCAGGTAGTCCTGGGCACCCTCGGCGACGGCGACGATGCCGAGGTGCTCGTCGGAGCGGCCGGTCAGCACGCAGACGGCGGCGCCACTGGCCATCTCCAGCACCTGACGCAGCCCGTCGAGGCCCTGCGCGTCGGGCAGGCCCAGGTCGAGCAGGACGCAGTCGACGCCCATCACGCGCTGCCGGGCCTCGCTGAGGCTGGTCGCCACCAGCAGGTCGATCATCGAGTTGGTCTCGGCGAGCAGCTCACCGACCAGGAAGGCGTCGCCCTCGTCGTCCTCCACCAGCAGCACCCGCAGCCGCTCGCCGGGAGGCAGGTTGGGATGACGTCCCATGCCGCCGTGCGGATACGGCACGACGGAGGAACCGGCCATGCCGGTCCCCCGGTGCGGCCGGGTCACCGCCGCGAGACGCGGGAGATCGCTGGTGATGTCGGGCTCCTTCCGAGTGCCCTGCTGATCCTGTATTAGACAACGTTCGCACACAACACGACGGGCTCCGCATGCGCGGGCATGGGTCGGATCACTGTGCGGCGAGGGGCAAAGCGGGCGTCCGCGCTCCCCCGGCCCGCACCGGGAGTCCCGCTGACGGCCGCCGGGGTGCAGGATGGTGCCCACCTGAGACCCGTCCCGAGGAGACCCCGTGGGCGCACCCCCCACCCGCCCCGCCGACCGCGCGCTGGCCCGGCCCCGTCGCCGGCTGGTCGCCGCCGCGGCGGCGCTCGCCGCGCTCGTCGCCGTCGGCGCCGGCACCCTGCTCGACCTGCGCACCCCCGCGCCGCGCCCGGCCGACGCGCCGCCGGGCGAGTTCAGCGCCGCCCGGGCGTACGAGCACGTCGAAGTCGTCGCCGCGCGGACGCACGTGGCGGGCAGCCCCGCCAACGACCAGGTCCGCGCGCACGTCGAGGGGGTGCTGCGCGGCCTCGGCCTGGAGACCGAGGTGCAGGACACCGTCGCGCCCGAGGCCGGCCAGCTCAGCGGGGCGGCCGGCGGGGCCACCCTGGCCCGGGTCCGCAACGTGGTGGCCCGGCTGCCCGGCACCGACCCCACCGGCAAGGTCTTCCTCGTCTCGCACTACGACTCGGTGCAGTCCGGGCCGGGCGGCAACGACGACGCCGCCGGCACCTCGGCCATCCTGGAGGTGGCCCGCGCCCTGGCCGCCGGTCCCCGGCCACGCAACGACATCGTCTTCGTGCTCACCGACGCCGAGGAGGCGTGCCTGTGCGGGGCGGCGGCGTTCGCGTCCAGCCACCCGCTGGCCGCCGACGGCGGCGTCGTGCTCAACCTGGAGGCACGCGGCTCGACCGGCCCGGTGATCATGTTCGAGACGTCGCGGGACAACGCCGCCCTGGTGGACGCCTTCGGCCGGGCCGCGCCGCACCCCGTGGGCACCTCGTTCGCCGTGGAGATCTACCGCGCGCTGCCCAACGACACCGACTTCACCGCGTTCCTCGACAACGACTTCGTCGGGCTGAACTCGGCGTACATCGACGGCGGGGCGATCTACCACACTCCGCTGGACACTCCCGCCGCCATGGACCGGTCCAGCCTCCAGCACCACGGCGACAATGCCCTCGGCCTCGCCCGTGAGTTCGGCCGGGTCGACCTGAGGGCGCTGGACTCCGGGCACGACGCCACCTACTTCCCCGTCCCGGGCGGGCTGGTCCGCTACCCCGGCTGGCTGGTCCTGCCGTTGGCGCTGCTCGCGCTCGCCGCCGTGGCGGCCCTCGGCTGGCTCGCCCTGCGGCGGGGCCGCACCACCGGGGGCCGGCTCGCCGCCGGGTTCGGGCTGGCGCTGCTGCCGCTCGTGCTCGCCCCGCTCGCCGCGCAGCTGCTCTGGGCGGCGATCACCGCGCTGCGGCCCGGCTACGCCGAGCTGCTCGACCCGTACCGGCCCACCTGGTACCGGCTGGCCGTGGTGGCGCTCGCCGCCGCCGTCCTGTTCACCTGGTACGCGCTGACCCGCCGCCGGGTCGGCCCGGCCGCGCTCGCCGTCGGCGGGCTGGGCTGGCTGGCCGTGCTCGGGGTGCTGCTCGCCGTGCTGGTGCCCGGCGGGGCGTACCTGGTCACCCTCCCGGCCCTGGCCGGCGCGGTGGCCGGGCTGGTCGCGCTGAGCGTGCGCATCGACGGTCCGTGGCCGGTGGTCGCGACGACCCTGGCCGCCGCGGTGGCCGTGGTGATCCTGCTGCCCACCGTCGTCCTGCTCTTCCCGGCGCTCGGCATGGCCATGGGCGGGGTCGCGGCGCTGGTCGCGGTGCTGCTCGGCCTCGCCGCGCTGCCGGTGGTCGACCTGCTGCACCCGCAGGCCGGCGGGCAGCGCGGACTGCTGGCCGTGCGCGCGCGCCGACTCGGCGCGCTGCCGGCCGCCGCCACCACGCTGGCGGCCGTGGTCCTCGCCGGGGTCGGGCTCGCCGTCGACCGCTTCGACGCCGCGCACCCCGCGCCCACCCACCTGATGTACGCCCTCGACGCCGGCACCGGGCAGGCCCGCTGGCTCAGCCACGAGGAGGACCCGCAGCCCTGGACCGACGGCTACGTCGACGGGGTGACCGAGGTCGCCGACTTCCCCGGCCTGGGCGACACCGAGCTGCGCGCCGGCCCGGCGCAGGCGGCGAGCCTGCCCGCCCCCAAGCTGGAGGTGCTCGCCGACACCACCGCCGGCACCGAGCGCACCCTGCGCCTGCGGCTCGTCCCGCAACGCCAGGTCCGGCTGACCACCCTGCACGTCGACGCGGCGACCGCGACGGTGCTGCGGGCGGAGGTGGCCGGCCGCGCGGTGCCCGTGGAGGCCCGGGAGGGCCGCTGGGGCTTCGGCCTGGTCTTCCACGCCCCGCCGCCGGAGGGGATCGAGGTGACGCTGACCGTCACGCCTAAGGCGGGGCAGGTGGCGCTGCGCGCGATGGACGCCAGCGACGGCCTGGACGCCCTGCCCGGCTTCCGCCCGCGCCCGCCGGACGTGGGGATCGTGGGCTCGCACAGCTCGGAGATGCTGGCCGTGGCCCGTACCTATCCGCTCTAGGGCAGGCGGCGGGGGTGGCTCGGAGAACGGTCGGTCGCCGAGCCACCCCCGCACCTGTCAGCAGCGGGTCGCCGTGACGTCAGCTCAGCCGCGGGTGACCGTGACCTCGGCGGTGAAGGCGCCGCTGCCGTTGCCCGGCGCGTCGTCGTTGATCCGCAGGTACAGCGTGCTGCCGGAGCCGTAGTAGGTGAACGTCGTGCCGGTCCCGGCGTACCGGTAGTTGCCGTTGGTCTTGGCCAGCAGCGAGAAGGCGCGGGCGTTCGTCATCGGGAACTTCGAGTCGCCGGCCATGTTCGTCCAGCCCTGCGGCCCGTTCTGCCCGGTGAGCCACACGCCGGACCAGATCGACCCGTAGGCGCTGATCTGGACCCGGTCGCCGTACTGTAGCCAGCAGCCGGAGTTGACGTCGTACGACGCCTCCTCGACCTGCTTGGTCTCCTCGCAGACGATCGTGCTGGTGGCCGCCGCCTGTGCCGGCGTCACACCGACCAGCGCGCTGCCCGCCACGGCCGCCGCCACCGCGAACCGGGCCGAAACCGTCTTGAACCTCATGTGGTCCCCCTCGAAATGGTTGCCGTTACGGAGATCAACACTAGGAACTTGGACGTCGGGGCACCTCAGTGCGAGCACGTAATTGCTGTCGGCCAGGGGTCAGTCCGGTCAGTCCGCCAGGAAGGTCAGCACCGCGAGCACCCGCCGGTGGGTGTCCGGCTCGTCGGCCAGGCCGAGCTTGGCGAAGATGCTGCGTACGTGGGTCTCCACGGTGCGCTCGGAGAGGTGGAGTTCGGCGGAGATGCCCCGGTTGGCCCGACCCGCCGCCATCCGGGCCAGGATCTCCCGCTCACGCGGTGACAGCGCGCCGACACCGACCGACACGCGCGGGCGGCGCAACAGCCGGTCGACCACGATCGGATCGATCGCCGTGCCCGCCGCCGCGACTCTGCGCACGTCGCGGACGAACCCGGTGACGTCGGTGATCCTGTCCTTGAGCAGATAGCCGACCCCGCCGCCGGGCTGCTGGAGCAGGGCCAGGGCCTCCCGGTGCTCCAGGTGCTGGGACAGCAGGAGCACGGCGACGCCGGGGTGACGACGGCGTACGGCCAGCGCGGCGCGGACGCCCTCCACGGTGAAGCTGGGCGGCATGCGGATGTCGACGATCGCGATGTCCGGCTGGTGCTCGGCGACAGCGGCCAGCAGTTGCTCGCCGTCGCCCACCTCGGCCACGACCGTGATGCCGTGCTGCTGAAGCAACAGCGCCAGGCCGCTGCGCAGCAGTACAGAGTCGTCGGCCAGAACCGCCCGCACACCACCGTCCCGAGCGGCGACCGGTACGGCCCGGGTCATGACGCCGCGAGTGGCATGACGGCGCGTACCGCCGTGCCACGCCCCCGGGTGCTCGACACCCGCAAGGTCCCGCCGCACGACTCGACGCGCTCCCGCAGGCCGTGCAGCCCGCCACCCGGCACCGCGAGCGCGCCGCCGATCCCGTCGTCGTGGACGGTAACCTCGACCCGGCCGCCGCTGGTGGCGAGCGTGACGGACACCCGGCCCGCCCGGGCGTGTTTCTGGCTGTTCGTGACCGCCTCCATGGTGACGAAGTAGGCGGCGACCGCGACCGGTTCGGGCAACGTGAGGTGGCTGACCCGGTCGTCGACCAGGACGGGGACCGCGGCGCGCTCGGCGATGGCAGCCACCGCCCCGGAGAGGCCGTGGCACACCAGGGCCGCCGGGTTCATGCCCCGGACGAGGTCGCGCAGATCGGCGATCGCCTGCTCGACCTCCGCCGCGCCGCGCGCGACCAGGGCGGGATCGTCCTGCCGCAGCATCATTGCGGCGGCGAGCAGCCGCTGTTGCACTCCGTCGTGCACGTCACGCTCCACCCTGCGGCGCTCCCGGTCGCGAGCCCGGAGCAGGTGGCGGCGCTCGGCGCGGTGCATGCTGAGCGCGGCCCCGACCGGGATCAGCGCCGCACCGAGGGCGTAGAGCGTGGTCGGCCAGTGCCCGGAGCCGTAGGCGACAGTGCTCAGCATCGCCGTGCACAGGCCGTTCACTGCCAACGCGGCCCAGAACGGGGCGTACACATGCCGTTCGGCGCGGTCGGCCCGGCGGTACCGCACGATGAACAGCCCGGCGAGAAACACGCCGACCAGCGGATAGGACCACGCCCGCAGGTGCAGCAGATGACCGGTGCTCAGTGTCCCGGCCACCATGGCCCCGGCGACGAGCACCGGCCAGTACGCGTAGCCGGCCGCGGCGACGAGCCGCTCCCACCGCCCCCGCAGTCGGCCCGACGACACGATGAGACCGGCGTGCAGGTGCATCGGGTCGTGCACGATGCTCAGCATCATGCCGGCGGTGAACAGGGCGGGCAGGGTGACGCGACCCCAGGCGTCCAGCAGCCACACCAGGCCACAGACCACCAGCAACGGCCCGATGCGGTTGGCGGGACGCTCCCGCCACAGCCGCAGTCCCACCTCGACGTG is drawn from Micromonospora sp. NBC_01740 and contains these coding sequences:
- a CDS encoding sensor histidine kinase, which gives rise to MELLRWPLRVATATLLCGPLLALYWTDPWELACLAVTGVLHVEVGLRLWRERPANRIGPLLVVCGLVWLLDAWGRVTLPALFTAGMMLSIVHDPMHLHAGLIVSSGRLRGRWERLVAAAGYAYWPVLVAGAMVAGTLSTGHLLHLRAWSYPLVGVFLAGLFIVRYRRADRAERHVYAPFWAALAVNGLCTAMLSTVAYGSGHWPTTLYALGAALIPVGAALSMHRAERRHLLRARDRERRRVERDVHDGVQQRLLAAAMMLRQDDPALVARGAAEVEQAIADLRDLVRGMNPAALVCHGLSGAVAAIAERAAVPVLVDDRVSHLTLPEPVAVAAYFVTMEAVTNSQKHARAGRVSVTLATSGGRVEVTVHDDGIGGALAVPGGGLHGLRERVESCGGTLRVSSTRGRGTAVRAVMPLAAS
- a CDS encoding M28 family peptidase, which gives rise to MGAPPTRPADRALARPRRRLVAAAAALAALVAVGAGTLLDLRTPAPRPADAPPGEFSAARAYEHVEVVAARTHVAGSPANDQVRAHVEGVLRGLGLETEVQDTVAPEAGQLSGAAGGATLARVRNVVARLPGTDPTGKVFLVSHYDSVQSGPGGNDDAAGTSAILEVARALAAGPRPRNDIVFVLTDAEEACLCGAAAFASSHPLAADGGVVLNLEARGSTGPVIMFETSRDNAALVDAFGRAAPHPVGTSFAVEIYRALPNDTDFTAFLDNDFVGLNSAYIDGGAIYHTPLDTPAAMDRSSLQHHGDNALGLAREFGRVDLRALDSGHDATYFPVPGGLVRYPGWLVLPLALLALAAVAALGWLALRRGRTTGGRLAAGFGLALLPLVLAPLAAQLLWAAITALRPGYAELLDPYRPTWYRLAVVALAAAVLFTWYALTRRRVGPAALAVGGLGWLAVLGVLLAVLVPGGAYLVTLPALAGAVAGLVALSVRIDGPWPVVATTLAAAVAVVILLPTVVLLFPALGMAMGGVAALVAVLLGLAALPVVDLLHPQAGGQRGLLAVRARRLGALPAAATTLAAVVLAGVGLAVDRFDAAHPAPTHLMYALDAGTGQARWLSHEEDPQPWTDGYVDGVTEVADFPGLGDTELRAGPAQAASLPAPKLEVLADTTAGTERTLRLRLVPQRQVRLTTLHVDAATATVLRAEVAGRAVPVEAREGRWGFGLVFHAPPPEGIEVTLTVTPKAGQVALRAMDASDGLDALPGFRPRPPDVGIVGSHSSEMLAVARTYPL
- a CDS encoding response regulator transcription factor, with product MRAVLADDSVLLRSGLALLLQQHGITVVAEVGDGEQLLAAVAEHQPDIAIVDIRMPPSFTVEGVRAALAVRRRHPGVAVLLLSQHLEHREALALLQQPGGGVGYLLKDRITDVTGFVRDVRRVAAAGTAIDPIVVDRLLRRPRVSVGVGALSPREREILARMAAGRANRGISAELHLSERTVETHVRSIFAKLGLADEPDTHRRVLAVLTFLAD